Proteins from one Actinomycetota bacterium genomic window:
- a CDS encoding zinc ABC transporter substrate-binding protein — protein sequence MFRFIVLAGVLLVAGCLASCGGSSAAGDRISVVAAENFYGDIAEQLGGPHVSVTSILSDPNADPHLFEPGTANAAAVADARVVIVNGLGYDAFMDRLLSASPNPDRRVVTIADVLHISGPGANPHIWYDVPRAPDMAKAIADALGAADPAHRSTFQDRLARFDRSLGPLRTAVDDLRSGSAGTPVAYTEPVPGYLLQAAGLVVRTPPDFARAIEEGNDPSPQAVAAMEALMRGRQVRVLLYNSQATSPITNRMRQLAGENGIPVVPVTETLPSGLSFQQWQLGQVRALGRALGG from the coding sequence GTGTTCCGGTTCATCGTCCTCGCCGGCGTACTGCTGGTGGCGGGCTGCCTCGCCTCGTGCGGGGGATCGTCGGCCGCGGGTGACCGGATCTCCGTGGTGGCCGCGGAGAACTTCTACGGCGACATCGCCGAGCAGCTGGGCGGCCCCCACGTGAGCGTGACCTCCATCCTGTCGGATCCGAACGCGGATCCCCACCTGTTCGAGCCGGGGACCGCCAACGCCGCGGCGGTAGCGGACGCGCGGGTGGTGATCGTGAACGGCCTGGGGTACGACGCGTTCATGGACCGGCTCCTGTCGGCCTCGCCCAACCCGGACCGGAGGGTGGTCACGATCGCCGACGTGCTCCACATCAGCGGCCCCGGCGCGAACCCGCACATCTGGTACGACGTCCCGCGGGCCCCGGATATGGCGAAGGCCATCGCCGACGCGCTCGGCGCGGCCGATCCCGCGCACCGGAGCACCTTCCAGGATCGCCTGGCCCGGTTCGACCGGTCGCTCGGGCCGCTGCGAACCGCGGTCGACGACCTGCGCTCGGGGAGCGCCGGGACGCCGGTGGCGTACACAGAGCCCGTTCCCGGGTACCTGCTCCAGGCGGCCGGACTGGTGGTGCGGACGCCGCCGGACTTCGCCAGGGCCATCGAGGAAGGGAACGACCCGTCGCCCCAGGCCGTGGCGGCCATGGAGGCGCTGATGCGGGGACGTCAGGTCCGGGTGCTCCTGTACAACAGCCAGGCCACCTCGCCGATCACGAACCGGATGCGGCAGCTGGCGGGGGAGAACGGGATCCCGGTCGTTCCCGTCACGGAGACGTTGCCGTCGGGCCTGTCGTTCCAGCAGTGGCAGCTCGGGCAGGTCCGGGCGCTGGGCAGGGCCTTGGGCGGATGA
- a CDS encoding DUF6130 family protein, producing the protein MRRHRTILLTLLVVAALVLAGCSGGKAAAGGTTPAARPSSPAKLTILSPTNGEVVKGSVVHVRLKLENAKIVQATTTHITPTTGHVHLYLDDKVISMNYQLDNTIANVKPGSHVLRVEFVASDHLPFDPRVFEQVAFEVKA; encoded by the coding sequence GTGAGGAGGCATCGAACCATCCTGCTCACCCTGCTCGTGGTGGCGGCGCTCGTGCTGGCGGGGTGCTCCGGGGGCAAGGCAGCGGCCGGCGGCACCACGCCGGCGGCCCGCCCCAGCAGCCCGGCCAAGCTGACCATCCTGTCGCCGACCAACGGCGAGGTCGTCAAGGGCTCGGTCGTCCACGTGCGCCTGAAGCTCGAGAACGCGAAGATCGTGCAGGCCACCACGACGCACATCACGCCCACCACCGGACACGTCCACCTCTATCTGGACGACAAGGTCATCTCGATGAACTACCAGCTCGACAACACCATCGCGAACGTGAAGCCGGGGAGCCACGTGCTGCGGGTCGAGTTCGTGGCCAGCGACCACCTGCCGTTCGATCCTCGCGTGTTCGAGCAGGTGGCCTTCGAGGTGAAGGCATGA
- a CDS encoding peptidoglycan DD-metalloendopeptidase family protein has product MGGAAAAFLLFAGAFAPGAHAGVKSTKSQIQQEKARLGVLENQIAAERDQLDKQRALLQSLQGSLNDLAAQIDRVQTRYSEIEGQVMETRADLARTQARYERLRGRLDDRARYAYETGPAGDLAFFLSSESLTSLSDRVEFMNELSRNDADLANSVQNQSNTLVTKRQGLEGLLAQQAASLNEYQQVQTALDAKFAEQQHLYDQQQALVDDLNSKAAEVNSLLGKLQHKLKQEQVAAARAAAAAAGVLLINGKGPFQRCPVYGPHAYSDSFGAPRYAGGYHPHAGNDIMAPRGTPIVAPFPGNAYEDPNGLGGNAFILRGSQGYVYGAHLDSYGTMGNVSTGTVLGYVGDSGDAQGGPTHLHFEWHPNAIPSNPYRSVYGYTVIGSAVDPYPYLNLVC; this is encoded by the coding sequence TTGGGAGGCGCCGCCGCCGCATTCCTGCTGTTCGCCGGGGCGTTCGCCCCCGGCGCCCATGCCGGCGTCAAGTCCACCAAGTCCCAGATCCAGCAGGAGAAGGCCCGGCTCGGTGTCCTGGAGAACCAGATCGCGGCGGAGCGGGACCAGCTGGACAAACAGCGGGCGCTGCTCCAATCGCTCCAGGGCTCGCTGAACGACCTGGCCGCACAGATCGACCGCGTCCAGACCCGCTACAGCGAGATCGAGGGCCAGGTCATGGAGACGCGGGCCGACCTGGCCCGGACCCAGGCCCGGTACGAGCGGCTCCGGGGCCGCCTGGACGATCGGGCCCGATACGCCTACGAGACCGGCCCCGCCGGCGACCTGGCCTTCTTCCTGAGCTCGGAGTCGCTGACCTCGCTCTCCGACCGGGTCGAGTTCATGAACGAGCTGTCGCGCAACGACGCCGACCTGGCCAACTCGGTCCAGAACCAGTCCAACACCCTGGTGACCAAGCGGCAGGGCCTGGAAGGGCTGCTGGCCCAGCAGGCGGCCAGCCTGAACGAGTACCAGCAGGTCCAGACGGCGCTCGACGCGAAGTTTGCCGAGCAGCAGCACCTGTACGACCAGCAGCAAGCCCTGGTCGACGACCTCAACAGCAAGGCCGCCGAGGTGAACAGCCTGCTCGGCAAGCTCCAGCACAAGCTGAAGCAGGAGCAAGTGGCCGCGGCACGAGCCGCCGCGGCGGCGGCCGGGGTGCTGCTCATCAACGGAAAGGGGCCGTTCCAGCGCTGCCCCGTATATGGTCCGCACGCCTACAGCGACAGCTTCGGGGCGCCCCGATACGCCGGCGGCTACCACCCCCACGCCGGGAACGACATCATGGCTCCCCGGGGAACGCCGATCGTGGCACCGTTCCCGGGCAACGCGTACGAGGACCCCAACGGACTGGGCGGCAACGCCTTCATCCTCCGGGGCAGCCAGGGCTACGTGTACGGCGCACACCTGGACAGCTACGGGACGATGGGCAACGTCTCCACCGGAACCGTCCTCGGCTACGTCGGCGACTCCGGCGACGCCCAGGGCGGGCCCACCCACCTCCATTTCGAGTGGCACCCCAACGCGATCCCGTCCAACCCGTACCGCTCGGTGTACGGCTACACCGTCATCGGGTCCGCCGTCGACCCGTACCCGTACCTGAACCTGGTCTGCTGA
- a CDS encoding copper resistance protein CopC, with amino-acid sequence MRRRALIVLLVAGAVVVATASAAGAHALVRSSDPANGAILSSSPGQVTVTFTEPPDPKLSFIHVLNEQGQPVESSAARPVADNELQWVVSVPKDLPDGVYTVSWRALSKSDGHVTAGSFSFGIGEAPTATTGQPSVSSSPPLSPVAVTGRWLLYWGLALLLSAGIVGILASGVGPPPRRILLAGSWVVAAVGLAVMTQSEASQIGVSIGALLNSSSGTKLILQAVGLVGLGGAVGMVMWQRSRATLAVMAAVAAVTMLLHAMDSHASSSGSLSWFDVGVQWIHLLAVGLWVGGLAWLVLATRKVEGPERATAIRRFSQMALVAVVVIAVTGVQRAISEVGTTRVVHGLVDTGFGVALLIKVALFVVLLVLAARNRYVNVPQVTAGTRRVGALRRTAGGELFLAAGVLAAAAVLSSLPPANQVNLQGPGTNQAAQPLVVTGNDFATTVKVRLTVTPGTVGPNTFQARVTDYDTGRPVDARGVQLRFSMPGRPDLGTPTLALERAADGLWTGRGTVISQFGTWDASVVVQRATTATEVPLKLQPKLPPQTVSVAEEKGQPTLYTITLPQGDSLQTYIDPGAPGPDVVHFTFFRASGSELPIGSATATALDPSGRPLDLKLIRFDRGHFAANLELTSGTWTFLIQANPSAGNPVSGYFRQTIGT; translated from the coding sequence ATGCGTCGCCGGGCCCTGATCGTCCTGCTGGTCGCGGGGGCGGTGGTCGTCGCCACCGCCTCGGCGGCCGGGGCCCACGCGCTCGTTCGGAGCTCCGACCCGGCGAACGGCGCCATCCTGTCCTCCTCCCCGGGCCAGGTGACCGTCACGTTCACCGAACCGCCGGATCCGAAGCTCTCGTTCATCCACGTGCTGAACGAGCAGGGGCAGCCCGTGGAATCCTCGGCGGCGCGCCCCGTGGCGGACAACGAGCTCCAGTGGGTGGTGTCCGTGCCGAAGGACCTGCCCGACGGCGTCTACACCGTGAGCTGGCGGGCCCTGTCGAAATCGGACGGGCACGTCACGGCGGGGTCGTTCTCGTTCGGAATCGGCGAGGCGCCCACCGCCACGACCGGCCAGCCATCGGTGTCGTCATCCCCGCCGCTCTCGCCCGTGGCGGTGACCGGCCGATGGCTCCTCTACTGGGGCCTGGCCCTGCTCCTGTCCGCCGGGATCGTGGGCATCCTCGCGTCCGGCGTCGGCCCCCCGCCCCGCCGGATCCTGCTGGCCGGGTCATGGGTGGTGGCCGCGGTCGGCCTGGCGGTCATGACGCAGTCCGAGGCGTCGCAGATCGGCGTTTCCATCGGGGCCCTCCTGAACTCCTCGTCCGGGACCAAGCTGATCCTCCAGGCGGTGGGGCTGGTCGGCCTGGGCGGAGCGGTGGGAATGGTGATGTGGCAGCGGAGCCGGGCCACGCTCGCGGTGATGGCGGCGGTTGCCGCCGTCACGATGCTGCTGCACGCCATGGACAGCCACGCGTCGTCCTCGGGGTCTCTGTCCTGGTTCGACGTCGGGGTCCAGTGGATCCATCTGTTGGCGGTGGGCCTGTGGGTGGGCGGACTGGCCTGGCTGGTCCTCGCCACCAGGAAGGTCGAGGGTCCCGAGCGGGCCACGGCCATCCGGCGGTTCTCACAGATGGCCCTGGTGGCGGTCGTGGTGATCGCGGTGACGGGCGTCCAGCGGGCCATCAGCGAGGTCGGCACCACCCGCGTCGTGCACGGGCTCGTCGATACTGGCTTCGGCGTCGCCCTGCTGATCAAGGTGGCCCTGTTCGTGGTGCTGCTGGTGCTGGCGGCCAGGAACCGCTACGTGAACGTGCCGCAGGTCACCGCGGGCACCCGCCGGGTGGGGGCCCTCCGGCGCACCGCGGGAGGCGAGCTGTTCTTGGCGGCGGGGGTGCTGGCGGCGGCGGCCGTCCTGTCGAGCCTCCCGCCCGCCAACCAGGTGAACCTCCAAGGTCCCGGCACGAACCAGGCCGCTCAGCCGCTGGTGGTGACCGGGAACGACTTCGCCACCACCGTGAAGGTCCGGCTCACGGTGACGCCCGGGACGGTGGGGCCGAACACGTTCCAGGCCAGGGTGACGGACTACGACACCGGCCGGCCGGTCGACGCGCGCGGCGTTCAGCTGCGGTTCAGCATGCCGGGACGGCCCGACCTGGGAACGCCCACCCTCGCGCTCGAGCGGGCCGCGGACGGACTGTGGACGGGCCGGGGCACCGTGATCTCGCAGTTCGGCACGTGGGACGCCTCGGTCGTGGTCCAGCGGGCCACCACCGCCACGGAGGTCCCCCTGAAGCTCCAACCGAAGCTTCCCCCGCAGACGGTCTCGGTGGCTGAGGAGAAAGGGCAACCCACTCTGTACACCATCACGCTTCCGCAGGGTGACTCGCTCCAGACCTACATCGATCCGGGGGCGCCGGGGCCGGACGTGGTGCACTTCACGTTCTTCCGGGCCTCGGGCAGCGAGCTCCCCATCGGGAGCGCCACCGCCACCGCGCTCGACCCGTCCGGCCGGCCACTCGACCTGAAGCTCATCCGGTTCGACCGGGGACACTTCGCCGCCAACCTCGAGCTGACGTCGGGGACGTGGACCTTCCTGATCCAGGCCAACCCGTCCGCCGGTAACCCGGTCTCCGGATATTTCAGGCAGACAATCGGAACGTGA
- a CDS encoding M23 family metallopeptidase, which produces MKRFVLLSIVALVAAGCGQYVGVHAQAALPTQTVARQGPGGDIPDPSGPGAIRGDARVVQKAAHGKGSAKGSTKQGAGHRGKGSGKDSGSSLSRIGRTFALRNQRVLPAGFPFLICPVMGTYAYSDDFGAPRCTSGDASCGGYHLHMGNDLLSALGTPIVAPFDGNAVNSTNTVGGNAVSVYGAQGYVYNAHLVAFGQLGPVKAGTVVGFVGNTGDATGGPTHDHFEWHPNSMPSGLWRSAYGQSELNGSIDPYPYLRVVCPPR; this is translated from the coding sequence ATGAAGCGGTTCGTCCTTCTCTCGATCGTTGCCCTGGTGGCCGCGGGATGCGGCCAGTACGTCGGCGTGCACGCCCAGGCGGCGCTTCCCACCCAGACCGTGGCCCGGCAGGGCCCCGGTGGGGACATACCGGACCCATCGGGGCCGGGAGCGATCCGGGGAGACGCCCGCGTCGTCCAGAAGGCTGCCCACGGGAAGGGTTCGGCCAAGGGGTCGACGAAACAGGGGGCCGGCCATCGGGGGAAGGGCTCGGGCAAGGATTCGGGGTCATCACTCTCCCGTATCGGCAGAACCTTCGCCCTGCGTAACCAGAGGGTGCTGCCGGCCGGGTTTCCCTTCCTGATCTGCCCCGTGATGGGCACCTACGCGTACTCGGACGACTTCGGGGCGCCCCGGTGCACCAGCGGCGACGCCAGCTGCGGCGGATACCACCTGCACATGGGTAACGACCTGCTGTCCGCCCTCGGGACCCCCATCGTGGCGCCGTTCGACGGGAATGCGGTCAACTCGACCAATACCGTGGGCGGGAACGCGGTCTCGGTCTACGGAGCCCAGGGGTACGTCTACAACGCGCACCTCGTGGCGTTCGGGCAGCTCGGGCCGGTGAAGGCCGGGACCGTGGTGGGGTTCGTCGGCAACACGGGCGACGCCACCGGCGGGCCCACCCACGACCACTTCGAGTGGCACCCCAACTCGATGCCCTCGGGTCTGTGGCGCTCGGCCTACGGACAGTCCGAGCTGAACGGCTCGATCGACCCCTACCCCTACCTCCGGGTGGTCTGCCCACCCCGCTAG
- a CDS encoding metal ABC transporter permease yields the protein MSFTSLLGQHFVHTALLAGAVVSLLAGAIGVFVVIRGMSFAVHAVSELGFTGAAGALVLGVSPVAGLFVGSLTVGAVLGVLTVRGRERDAAIGSFLAFGLGVGVLLISLYRGYATAATNLLFGSIVGVNDAQVAALGGIAVLVLAVLAFAYRPLLFASVDPEAAEARGVSLRLISILLLLLVALTTAEAIQVVGVLLVLTLVITPAAAATRLTARPLLSVALSIAIAFGATEGGILLSLVKPWPTSFFISAISFAVYVVARALGRGRGRSASRARPVTARLEGQVPGRLPSDIAPIAGGGDEAGGTRA from the coding sequence GTGAGCTTCACCAGCCTGCTGGGCCAACACTTCGTGCACACGGCGCTGCTGGCGGGAGCGGTGGTGTCGCTGCTGGCCGGGGCGATCGGCGTATTCGTGGTCATCCGGGGCATGAGCTTCGCCGTCCACGCGGTGTCCGAGCTCGGGTTCACCGGAGCGGCCGGCGCGCTGGTGCTGGGTGTGTCCCCGGTCGCGGGGTTGTTCGTGGGATCGCTCACGGTTGGCGCGGTGCTGGGCGTGCTGACGGTCCGGGGCCGGGAGCGCGACGCGGCCATCGGGTCGTTCCTGGCGTTCGGGCTCGGGGTCGGCGTCCTGCTCATCTCGCTGTACCGCGGATACGCCACGGCGGCCACGAACCTGCTGTTCGGCAGCATCGTGGGGGTGAACGACGCCCAGGTGGCGGCCCTGGGCGGCATCGCGGTGCTGGTCCTGGCCGTGCTGGCCTTCGCCTACCGCCCCCTGCTGTTCGCGAGCGTGGACCCGGAGGCCGCCGAGGCCCGGGGCGTGTCCCTGCGCCTCATCTCCATCCTCCTGCTGCTCCTGGTGGCCCTCACCACCGCGGAGGCCATCCAGGTGGTGGGCGTGCTGCTGGTGCTCACGCTGGTGATCACCCCGGCGGCGGCGGCCACCCGCTTGACGGCCCGCCCGCTGCTGTCGGTGGCCCTGAGCATCGCCATCGCGTTCGGTGCGACGGAGGGCGGCATCCTGCTCTCGCTGGTGAAGCCGTGGCCCACCAGCTTCTTCATCAGCGCGATCAGCTTCGCGGTGTACGTGGTGGCCCGGGCTCTGGGGCGGGGTCGAGGGCGGAGCGCGAGCCGGGCCCGGCCGGTGACGGCTCGTCTGGAAGGGCAGGTCCCGGGTCGCCTGCCCTCGGACATCGCTCCCATCGCGGGCGGCGGGGACGAGGCCGGGGGGACGCGCGCATGA
- a CDS encoding transcriptional repressor has product MEPGRVRHATRQGDAINEVLNDVAEFRAPQEIHAELRRRGRRVGLTTVYRHLALLADRGAVDVLRTASGQTVYRRCAAESHHHHLICRSCGKTVEFEGPEVERWAEAVARAARFHDVSHTVEIFGTCDDCAAGQAPSRPAGRADGS; this is encoded by the coding sequence ATGGAACCGGGGCGAGTCCGCCACGCCACCAGGCAGGGCGACGCCATCAACGAGGTCCTGAACGACGTCGCCGAGTTCCGGGCCCCTCAGGAGATCCACGCCGAGCTTCGCCGGCGGGGGCGCCGGGTCGGCCTGACCACCGTGTACCGGCACCTGGCGCTCCTGGCCGACCGAGGGGCCGTGGACGTGCTCCGCACGGCCAGCGGCCAGACCGTGTACCGGCGGTGCGCCGCCGAGTCGCATCACCACCACCTGATCTGCCGGAGCTGCGGCAAGACCGTCGAGTTCGAGGGGCCGGAGGTCGAGCGATGGGCGGAGGCGGTGGCCCGCGCGGCGCGCTTCCACGACGTCTCGCACACCGTGGAGATCTTCGGGACCTGTGACGACTGCGCGGCGGGCCAGGCCCCAAGCCGCCCAGCCGGCCGGGCGGACGGTTCGTAG
- a CDS encoding metal ABC transporter ATP-binding protein: MSSSGDTAVVELEGASLRYGHRSLWEHLDLQVRRGEFVAVLGPNGVGKTSLLRILLGLSELSAGMVRVLGRPPRRGSPLVGYVPQQRAFDPALPLRGRDLVHLGLDGHRWGLARPATGHGDLVDAAIAAVEAEAYADAPVGLLSGGEQQRLRVAQALVSDPALLLCDEPLLSLDLSYQRVVVDLLDGRRRRHGTTVLFVTHEINPILPVVDRVLYLAPGSWAVGSPDEVLTSETLSRLYETNVDVLRIRGRVIVVGAPDEPDTALGEPGHAHQHAHRHDGDDS; encoded by the coding sequence ATGAGCAGCTCCGGGGACACGGCCGTGGTGGAGCTGGAGGGAGCCTCCCTCCGGTACGGCCACCGCTCGCTGTGGGAGCACCTCGACCTCCAGGTCCGGCGGGGGGAGTTCGTGGCCGTGCTGGGGCCGAACGGGGTGGGGAAGACCTCGCTGCTGCGGATCCTGCTGGGACTGTCCGAGCTCAGCGCGGGGATGGTGCGGGTGCTGGGGCGGCCCCCCCGCCGGGGGAGCCCCCTGGTCGGGTACGTTCCCCAGCAGCGCGCGTTCGACCCGGCGCTCCCGTTGCGTGGGCGCGACCTGGTCCACCTTGGACTGGATGGGCACCGGTGGGGATTGGCGCGCCCCGCCACCGGCCACGGCGACCTGGTCGACGCGGCCATCGCCGCGGTGGAGGCCGAGGCGTACGCCGACGCGCCGGTCGGCCTGCTGTCCGGGGGCGAGCAGCAGCGCCTCCGGGTGGCCCAGGCGCTGGTCTCGGATCCCGCCCTGCTGCTGTGCGACGAGCCGCTGCTGTCCCTGGACCTCAGCTATCAGCGGGTGGTGGTCGACCTGCTGGATGGCCGGCGGCGCCGGCACGGGACGACGGTGCTGTTCGTGACCCACGAGATCAACCCGATCCTTCCGGTGGTGGACCGGGTGCTGTACCTGGCGCCGGGGTCGTGGGCGGTGGGCTCGCCCGACGAGGTGCTGACCAGCGAGACGCTGTCCCGGCTGTACGAAACGAACGTCGACGTGCTCCGCATCAGGGGCCGGGTCATCGTGGTGGGAGCTCCCGACGAGCCCGACACGGCGCTGGGGGAACCGGGCCACGCGCACCAGCACGCCCACCGGCACGACGGGGACGACTCGTGA
- a CDS encoding ABC transporter substrate-binding protein → MRRARRGARAVSGGLVLVLVLALVASACSRGQDRVVVGAVYPLSGSQGPGGLQEYRGAQIAVDLVNADGGVDGRQIELRAIDVPGSDAVPSAISSLKRDGVQVVIGSYGSTISRPAEAMAARNGMLFWETGAVGEMTRVGAGRLVFRVAPSGRQLGRSAVAFVARRLAPMLDKDPGSLRFAVTGVDDPYGRAVSGGAVAEIERLGLHDAGLFPYDAQTLDASSLVRRIAAARPDVLFVAAYLQDGVAIRKAIVSQHVPLVANIGSSSSYCMPAFGAALGPQAVGVFASDKPDAEYLDQAGLSGEARDVLRQAARMYEDRFGEEMEAPALAGFAAAWALFHWVMPRASAMTPDAVAAAARGMHLGIGELPNGSGLAFGAPGSRQAGTNLNASSVIWEWTGVDHRVVVWPPRFARSSIQAIPLGT, encoded by the coding sequence ATGAGGCGCGCGCGGCGAGGTGCCAGGGCGGTGTCCGGGGGCCTGGTCCTCGTCCTCGTCTTGGCTCTGGTCGCCTCCGCGTGCTCCCGGGGACAGGACCGGGTCGTCGTCGGCGCCGTCTATCCGCTGTCCGGGTCCCAGGGACCGGGCGGCCTCCAGGAGTACCGGGGCGCGCAGATCGCGGTCGACCTGGTGAACGCCGACGGCGGCGTGGACGGGCGCCAGATCGAGCTCCGCGCGATCGACGTGCCCGGCTCGGACGCCGTGCCGTCGGCGATCTCCTCGCTGAAGCGTGACGGCGTCCAGGTCGTGATCGGCAGCTACGGCAGCACCATCTCCCGTCCCGCCGAGGCCATGGCTGCCCGCAACGGCATGCTGTTCTGGGAGACCGGCGCGGTGGGGGAGATGACCAGGGTCGGGGCCGGACGGCTGGTGTTCCGGGTGGCTCCCTCCGGCCGCCAGCTGGGGCGATCGGCGGTGGCCTTCGTGGCCCGGCGCCTGGCCCCGATGCTGGACAAGGACCCCGGCTCGCTCCGATTCGCCGTGACCGGGGTGGACGACCCCTACGGCCGGGCGGTGTCCGGCGGGGCGGTGGCGGAGATCGAGAGGCTCGGGCTGCACGACGCGGGCCTGTTCCCGTACGACGCGCAGACGCTGGACGCCTCGTCGCTGGTTCGGCGGATCGCCGCGGCTCGCCCGGACGTGCTGTTCGTGGCGGCATATCTCCAGGACGGCGTGGCCATCCGCAAGGCCATCGTGTCCCAGCACGTGCCGCTGGTGGCGAACATCGGCAGCTCGTCGAGCTACTGCATGCCGGCGTTCGGGGCGGCCCTGGGACCCCAGGCGGTGGGCGTGTTCGCTTCCGACAAGCCCGACGCCGAGTACCTCGATCAGGCGGGACTGAGCGGCGAGGCCCGGGACGTGCTCCGGCAGGCCGCCCGGATGTACGAGGACCGCTTCGGCGAGGAGATGGAGGCGCCGGCGCTGGCCGGCTTCGCCGCGGCGTGGGCACTGTTCCACTGGGTCATGCCCCGCGCCTCCGCGATGACGCCGGACGCGGTGGCTGCCGCCGCCCGCGGGATGCACCTGGGAATCGGGGAGCTTCCGAACGGCAGCGGGCTGGCGTTCGGGGCGCCGGGATCGCGCCAGGCCGGGACCAACCTGAACGCGTCCAGCGTGATCTGGGAGTGGACCGGCGTCGACCATCGCGTGGTGGTCTGGCCGCCCCGGTTCGCCCGGTCGTCGATCCAGGCTATCCCCCTTGGCACGTGA